One Citrus sinensis cultivar Valencia sweet orange chromosome 5, DVS_A1.0, whole genome shotgun sequence genomic window, TCTGTGGATAAAGGCTGGCTTGCTTGAAGAAGCTATTATTGCATATCGTCGGGCTTTGGTGAAGCCATGGAATTTAGATCCAAAGAAAGTAGCAAGTGTACAGAGAGACTTGGCTGTTACGTTACTCTATGGTGGTGTTGAAGCAAGACTTCCTCCTGAATTGAAGGTATGGGGTCCAATTGCCCCTAAAGATAATGTTGAGGAGGCAATCCTATTGTTGTTAATACTCATGGAAAAAGTGGCGTCTAAGGAAATGGAGTGGGATGCAGAAATTATGGACCATCTGACTTATGCACTCTCAGTTACTGGACAGTTTGAATTACTAGCTGAGTATGTGGAGCAGGCCCTTCCGGGCATCTACAATCGAGCAGAGAGGTGGTACATTCTGGTTCTTTGTTACAGTGCTGCAGGGCAGAATGAAGCAGCCTTGAACCTGCTAAAGAAGTTGTTGTGTCATTCTGAGGCTAAGCGTAGACCGCACATCCCTTCGTTTCTGTTGGGTGCAAAATTGTGTTCCCTAGATCAAAAGAATGCTCGTGAAGGGATCAAGTTTGCCCGTGGAGTAATTCAATCCACTACTTCTCAAAAAGAGCATTTCCTGGCTGAAGCCTATAAATTCCTTGGCATTTGTTATGGAAATGTAGCAAGGAAGTCTATATCAGATACTGAAAGAGTTTTCTTCCAGAAGGAGGCCTTGGAATCTCTAAATTGTGCTTTTCTGAATGAGAGGGAGGATCCAGAGATGATGTATTACCTTGGGCTAGAACATGCTGTGCAGAGGAATGTGGAAGCGGCTTTTGACTATGCAATTATGTATTCTGACACAGTGGCTGGAAACTCAGGGAGAGGCTGGAAGCTATTAGCCCTCATATTGTCTGCAGACCAAAGGTTAAAGGATGCTCAGTCCattgttgatttttctttagatgAGGCTGGGAGTATGGACCAATTGGAACTTCTTAGATTGAAAGCTGTGCTTCAAATTGCTCAGGAACAGCCCAAGCAAGCAATAGGAACCTACAGAATCTTGCTAGCTATGATTCAGGCACAAAGAGAGCTTCACTCCAAGAACTtccataaaacaaaatatattacttCAGAGGTGTGTATTCCTTGAAGGTTTCACATTACTCAATTAAAACATGCGAACTGCTTCAAACTGTTTTAACCTCTGGAAAAAGACATTTGTGATGATGTGATCTGACACATTGGTGTGATATGTAGTATACGTGACATCAATTGGTGAATGATCATAAAGATGCTCTGATGTGATTGATTCAACCGCCAAATCCTGAAAAATGGTTTTGTTTCCTGTTCTAAATTATTCTATCTTTTACAGGCACCAAGTGTGAAAAATTTGGAAATAGCAACTTGGCAAGATTTGGCAACTATTTACATGAAACTTGGGTCATTGCCTGATGCAGAGATTTGTACGGAAAAAGCCAAGTCAATCGAATTTTATTCACCCGGTAGTTGGCATACAACGGGTAAGTATCCTCTCTCTAAAGCAGTTCATGAATgtaagaaaaacaatttttttgcgTGAGAGTACCTTTGATCCATTTGATGTCTTATACCATGAAATTACATAAGTGTAACTTCTATTTGATTTCGATGACATTTTTCTAGGTATGTTGTTTGAAGCTCAATCACAATACAAGGAAGCTCTTGTCTCCTTCTCCATATCACTGGCAATAGAACCAGATTGCATTCCCAGTATCATTTCAACTGCTGAAATACTGATGAAACTTGGTCGCCAATCTATGCCTATAGCAAGAAGCTTTTTAATGAATGCATTACGATTAGAACCAACGAATCATGACGCCTGGATGAACCTTGGATTGATTTCAAAGATGGAGGGCTCATTACAGCAAGCAGCAGACTATTTTCAAGCGGCATATGAACTCAAACTGTCTGCTCCTGTTCAAAGCTTCGTTTGATGGATTTCCATATTTCTTAAGCAGATGACTACTGGAATAAGGGATCTTTGCCCATCTTCACCAACTGAGGCCGAGGGGCAGTGCTTGAGTTGGTTGCAACACAGAGAAGATGGGAGTCAAATAGCTGATTAATATGGCTTATTCCACTATTTTTTCAGTGAGATTCCTTAAAAAATGTATAGCAACACTTATGTTATGTAGTTGTGTCTATATCAAAGCGTAGTGTAGGTCATAGACTAGGAAAATGTTCAAGGATCTTGGAAATCTTCGAACATTGTATCAAGAAATTCagaattaatgaaatatttttgcattattgaaAGATTTCGTAATTTATCTGCACCTGCTCACGGaagacaatttattttatggagTTGAATAACACTGTTCCTGGCTTCCAAGAATTTTTCAGAAGAGGATCCCAACTTTGTCCTCCCAACGCGCGCCCAAACCtccactttttattttcttttttctttttttcttttggcacAAAACAGTTGTACTTCATACTATTACACTTCAACCTCCAGGAAAAAATCTTTTCTACGGCAAGAATTGTGGTACTAACAATGTATTGGAACAGATGTGAAAGATTCCTATCTGGAAATAGATTCACCATCAAAGGAGCCTTGCCTGAGGCCATTTAGCAatattacaatgaaatcatatGTTTCTTGAAAGAATGAAGGCTCTCTACCTGCACGTTACCACAACTAATCTGCAGTTAGTAGTAAACAAACCAACTCACTCAAGTGGATCAATACAACAAGAAACACAGGCAATGTCATCAGCAGTGATTCACTAACCTCTTATCAAGTGAAACAGCACATGTAAACCACATCATTGAAACATACAGTTTGTTGTATGAAACAGCAGAGGAGCAAAACATAaagctatatttttttaatttattatcttttttccaCAATCATAATtacaaaagaagaataattaCACAGGAAAATCTAAATGATGCTAAACAGACTGAAAAGTTACTGGCCATCCGCTTCTCTCACAGCATAGAAATCAGCTCAATCGATCAGGACTCCATGTGTAGAAAACAACACCTGGAAATAAGCGAGGGGAACTGATTTCTGGAACCACAGACATTCTGAGTCAATGC contains:
- the LOC102625135 gene encoding protein NPGR1, with protein sequence MLCACSGEQFKFEAEDAPQSPESLATRDFSASGFSSRATGDWDSKVDDIQVDEAESTLKEALSLNYEEARALLGRLEYQRGNYDAALQVFQGIDIVSLTPRMTRAVVERTRPLRKHRSKGEKADSVPPPGLMSLHSISLLLEAILLKAKSLEELGHCKEAAKECKIILDIVESGLPNGMPEGFGEDCKLQEMFHKALELLPHLWIKAGLLEEAIIAYRRALVKPWNLDPKKVASVQRDLAVTLLYGGVEARLPPELKVWGPIAPKDNVEEAILLLLILMEKVASKEMEWDAEIMDHLTYALSVTGQFELLAEYVEQALPGIYNRAERWYILVLCYSAAGQNEAALNLLKKLLCHSEAKRRPHIPSFLLGAKLCSLDQKNAREGIKFARGVIQSTTSQKEHFLAEAYKFLGICYGNVARKSISDTERVFFQKEALESLNCAFLNEREDPEMMYYLGLEHAVQRNVEAAFDYAIMYSDTVAGNSGRGWKLLALILSADQRLKDAQSIVDFSLDEAGSMDQLELLRLKAVLQIAQEQPKQAIGTYRILLAMIQAQRELHSKNFHKTKYITSEAPSVKNLEIATWQDLATIYMKLGSLPDAEICTEKAKSIEFYSPGSWHTTGMLFEAQSQYKEALVSFSISLAIEPDCIPSIISTAEILMKLGRQSMPIARSFLMNALRLEPTNHDAWMNLGLISKMEGSLQQAADYFQAAYELKLSAPVQSFV